The following coding sequences are from one Brienomyrus brachyistius isolate T26 chromosome 2, BBRACH_0.4, whole genome shotgun sequence window:
- the LOC125710372 gene encoding sodium-dependent phosphate transporter 1-B-like, translating to MESTTLASLVMATTLAVASQSPLSDYLWLVVLGFIIAFILAFSVGANDVANSFGTAVGSGVVTLRQACILATVFETLGSILLGAKVSETIRKGIIDVNMYNGSEPLLMAGSISAMFGSAVWQLMASFLKLPISGTHCIVGATIGFSLVAKGQQGVHWLELLRIVASWFLSPLLSGIMSAVLFYYVRKYILNKEDPVPNGLKSLPVFYAVTMGINFFSIMFTGIPLLGYDGIRWWGILLISVGCAILTAIIVWFIVCPHLRKKIESQVKSSPSGRPLMEKDPLKVAPEDSPKPTALVLPPPHSPPPSEERRVAFDIGDSEETDDKDIKDIGGSDSNVHQPHQVHFGNGSIHVPGNGYSQYHTVHKDSGLYKDLLHKLHLASVGECLGESGERPIRRNNSYTSYTLAIYGMHGDLRPKEPEGRPASGSTEDGERKRVRMDSYTSYCNAVAEPGVAEVPPATQVTVDVGDGASSQGSLEDDGLEEDRSEVSMLFQFLQILTACFGSFAHGGNDVSNAIGPLVALWLVFFTGNVASNAPTPIWLLLFGGVGICAGLWVWGRRVIQTMGKDLTPITPSSGFSIELASAVTVVVASNIGLPVSTTHCKVGSVVAVGWLRSRKAVDWRLFRNIFLAWFVTVPISGLISAAIMALFKYVIL from the exons ATGGAATCGACTACTCTGGCCTCGCTGGTTATGGCCACCACGCTAGCTGTGGCCTCCCAGTCTCCGCTGTCTGATTACCTGTGGTTGGTGGTGTTGGGGTTCATCATCGCCTTCATCCTGGCCTTCTCGGTGGGCGCCAACGACGTGGCGAACTCCTTCGGCACGGCCGTGGGCTCGGGCGTGGTCACCTTGCGGCAGGCCTGCATCCTGGCCACGGTGTTTGAGACGCTGGGCTCCATCCTGCTGGGGGCAAAGGTCAGCGAGACCATCCGTAAGGGCATCATCGACGTCAACATGTACAACGGCTCTGAGCCCCTGCTGATGGCCGGCTCAATCAGCGCCATGTTTG GGTCCGCTGTGTGGCAGTTGATGGCCTCCTTTCTGAAGCTCCCCATCTCTGGAACCCATTGCATTGTGGGAGCCACCATTGGTTTCTCCCTGGTAGCAAAGGGTCAGCAGGGGGTTCATTGGCTGGAGCTGCTCAGAATCG tGGCCTCCTGGTTCCTTTCTCCTCTGCTGTCCGGTATCATGTCTGCTGTCCTCTTCTACTATGTCCGCAAGTACATCTTGAACAAG gaggaccCCGTCCCCAACGGGCTGAAGTCCCTGCCTGTCTTCTACGCTGTGACGATGGGCATCAACTTCTTCTCCATCATGTTCACGGGAATTCCAC TCCTGGGCTACGATGGGATTCGCTGGTGGGGCATACTTCTCATCTCCGTGGGCTGTGCCATCCTCACGGCCATCATCGTGTGGTTCATTGTCTGCCCACACCTCAGGAAGAAGATCGAGA gtcagGTGAAGTCCAGCCCTTCTGGGCGCCCTCTAATGGAGAAAGACCCCCTGAAGGTGGCCCCCGAGGATTCCCCCAAGCCAACAGCCCTGGTGCTGCCTCCCCCacactctccccctccctcggaGGAGCGTAGGGTGGCTTTCGACATCGGTGACTCAGAAGAGACTGACGATAAGGACATCAAGGATATCGGAGGATCGGACAGCAATG TGCACCAGCCTCATCAGGTCCATTTCGGCAACGGATCCATCCACGTTCCTGGCAACGGCTACAGCCAGTACCACACAGTGCACAAGGACTCGGGCCTCTACAAGGACCTGCTGCACAAGCTGCACCTGGCCTCGGTGGGCGAATGCCTGGGCGAGTCGGGGGAGCGGCCCATCCGGCGCAACAACAGCTATACCTCGTACACACTGGCCATCTACGGCATGCACGGCGATCTGCGGCCCAAGGAGCCTGAGGGTCGGCCCGCTAGCGGCAGCACCGAGGACGGTGAGCGCAAGCGCGTGCGCATGGACAGCTACACCAGCTACTGCAATGCCGTTGCTGAGCCGGGCGTGGCGGAGGTTCCCCCGGCGACCCAGGTGACCGTGGATGTGGGCGACGGGGCCAGCAGCCAGGGCTCGCTGGAGGATGACGGCCTGGAAGAGGACCGGTCCGAGGTCTCCATGCtcttccagttcctgcagatcCTTACTGCCTGCTTTGGTTCCTTCGCACACGGTGGCAACGACGTCAG CAATGCCATTGGGCCCTTGGTAGCTCTGTGGCTGGTCTTCTTCACCGGGAATGTGGCTTCCAACGCCCCTACTCCCATCTGGCTGCTGCTTTTTGGGGGTGTGGGCATCTGTGCCGGCCTGTGGGTGTGGGGGCGCCGCGTCATCCAGACCATGGGCAAGGACCTGACCCCCATAACCCCCTCCAG tggatTCAGTATTGAGTTGGCCTCGGCCGTGACCGTGGTGGTCGCCTCCAACATCGGTCTTCCTGTCAGCACCACCCACTGCAAG GTGGGCTCCGTGGTCGCTGTGGGCTGGCTGCGGTCCAGGAAGGCGGTGGACTGGCGCCTCTTCCGGAACATCTTCCTGGCTTGGTTCGTGACGGTGCCGATCTCGGGCCTCATCAGCGCCGCCATCATGGCCCTCTTCAAATACGTCATCCTGTAA